DNA from Streptomyces rishiriensis:
GACGTTCCGCAAGGGCCGCAACAACGCGCTGAACGCCGCCCCCGAGGATGTCGGCGTGCCGTGGGCGATCGGCTCGCCGGAGGGCGGCCACGACGCCGTCCACCCGGAGCTGGGGACCATCGAGGACTTCGCCTGGTTCGTGGAGCGGGCGGGCGAGCTCGGCCTGGAGATCGCCCTCGACTTCGCCCTGCAGTGCTCCCCCGACCACCCCTGGGTGCACAAGCACAGCGAGTGGTTCCATCACCGGCCCGACGGGACCATCGCCTACGCCGAGAACCCGCCGAAGAAGTACCAGGACATCTACCCGATCGCCTTCGACGCCGACATGAAGGGCCTGGTCGCCGAGACCGTGCGGGTCCTGCGGCACTGGATGTCGTACGGGGTGCGGATCTTCCGGGTGGACAACCCGCACACCAAGCCGGTCGTGTTCTGGGAGCGGGTCATCGCGGACGTCAACCGCACCGACCCCGACGTGATCTTCCTCGCCGAGGCCTTCACCCGCCCCGCGATGATGCACACCCTGGCGCAGATCGGCTTCCAGCAGTCGTACACGTACTTCACCTGGCGCAACACCAAGGACGAGCTCACCGAGTACCTCACCGAGCTCTCGGGGGACGCGGCCTCCTACATGCGGCCCAATCTGTTCGCCAACACCCCCGACATCCTGCACGCCTATCTCCAGCAGGGCGGCCGCCCCGCCTTCGAGATCCGCGCCGTCCTGGCCGCGACCCTCTCGCCGACCTGGGGCGTCTACAGCGGCTACGAACTCTGCGAGAACACGGCGCTGGAGGAAGGCGGCGAGGAATACCTCGATTCGGAGAAGTACCAGCTCAAGCCCCGTGACTGGGCGGCGGCCGAACGGGAGGGCCGCAGCATCGCCCCGCTGCTGACCCGGCTCAACGAGATCCGGCGGGCGAACCCGGCGCTGCACTGGCTGCGGAACCTCCGGTTCCACGGCACCGACAACCCGTCGGTCATCGCCTACAGCAAGCGCGCGGGTTCGAACACGGTTCTGGTGGTCGTCAACCTCGACCCCCACCACACCCAGGAGGCGACGGTGTCGTTGGACATGCCGCAACTCGGCCTGGACGACGGCGCCTCGCTGTCCGTGCACGACGAACTGACCGGCGACACGTACGCCTGGGGCAGGACGAACTACGTGCGCCTGGAGCCCGGCCGGACACCTGCCCACGTGTTCCACGTCCGGTGACCCGCACCGCCGATCGGAGGCCCCAGCCCGCCATGACCGTCAACTCCCCTGTCCCGGACACTTTCGAGGACACACCCGCCAAGGACCTCGACCCCGAGTGGTTCAAACGCGCCGTGTTCTACGAGGTCCTCGTCCGCTCCTTCCAGGACAGCAACGGTGACGGCGTCGGCGACCTCAAAGGCATCACCGCCAAACTCGACTACCTGCAATGGCTGGGAGTCGACTGCCTCTGGCTGCCGCCCTTCTTCCAATCCCCCCTACGGGACGGCGGATACGACGTATCCGACTACACCGCCGTCCTCCCCGAATTCGGTGACCTCGCCGACTTCGTCGAGTTCGTCGACGCCGCCCACCAACGCGGCATGCGCGTCATCATCGACTTCGTGATGAACCACACCAGCGACCAGCACCCGTGGTTCCAGGAATCGAGGAAAGACCCCGACGGACCCTACGGCGACTACTACATGTGGGCCGACGACGACAAACAGTACGCCGACGCCCGCATCATCTTCGTCGACACCGAAGTCTCCAACTGGACCTTCG
Protein-coding regions in this window:
- a CDS encoding alpha-1,4-glucan--maltose-1-phosphate maltosyltransferase; the protein is MKSTRAIGRIPVRDVEPRVECGRRPAKAVTGETVRISATVFREGHDAIGANVVLKNPDGGRAPWTPMRELTPGSDRWGADVTLETMGRWTYTVEAWSDPIATWRHHAQIKIPAGIDPGLVLEEGGQLYERAAARAPRGPERSLLRDAAKKLLDDSAPVAERYAAALTPEVDAVLGRYPLRELVTASEPLPLLVERERALYGAWYEFFPRSEGTPGRPHGTFRTAARRLPAIAAMGFDVVYLPPVHPIGTTFRKGRNNALNAAPEDVGVPWAIGSPEGGHDAVHPELGTIEDFAWFVERAGELGLEIALDFALQCSPDHPWVHKHSEWFHHRPDGTIAYAENPPKKYQDIYPIAFDADMKGLVAETVRVLRHWMSYGVRIFRVDNPHTKPVVFWERVIADVNRTDPDVIFLAEAFTRPAMMHTLAQIGFQQSYTYFTWRNTKDELTEYLTELSGDAASYMRPNLFANTPDILHAYLQQGGRPAFEIRAVLAATLSPTWGVYSGYELCENTALEEGGEEYLDSEKYQLKPRDWAAAEREGRSIAPLLTRLNEIRRANPALHWLRNLRFHGTDNPSVIAYSKRAGSNTVLVVVNLDPHHTQEATVSLDMPQLGLDDGASLSVHDELTGDTYAWGRTNYVRLEPGRTPAHVFHVR